One Stenotrophomonas sp. SAU14A_NAIMI4_5 DNA segment encodes these proteins:
- a CDS encoding CS1 fimbrial subunit B flags: Precursor: MIRPALLLSFLLAIAPSSHAGTPQISVGPLFDYLPANSSHLLKRIRNTGEGTAYVRVEVSQMHFNGEGKPVEVPVDTAALARSADGAEGLIASPGRLIIAANGQQATRLVYRGTRDEERYFRLRFIPVLPTTDEFSLSEAQAQEAAGLSSAIHVFTGYGTILFVPPTNPRYDTRIEGNVVHNQGNATLVLDNLRYCEQASPDTCTPGVLAHVRPGNSYELNAGPARFARFDLLEGDAKRRVDARR; the protein is encoded by the coding sequence ATGATCCGTCCCGCACTGCTGTTGTCGTTCTTGCTGGCCATCGCGCCATCGAGCCACGCTGGCACGCCGCAGATCAGCGTTGGCCCTCTGTTTGATTACCTGCCGGCCAACAGCAGTCATCTGCTCAAACGCATCCGCAATACCGGTGAAGGCACGGCCTATGTCCGTGTCGAAGTTTCACAGATGCACTTCAATGGCGAAGGCAAGCCCGTGGAGGTGCCGGTGGATACGGCGGCACTGGCGCGCAGTGCAGACGGTGCAGAGGGCCTGATCGCCAGTCCTGGTCGTTTGATCATTGCTGCCAACGGGCAGCAGGCGACACGTTTGGTCTATCGCGGTACCCGGGACGAAGAGCGTTACTTCCGTCTCCGCTTCATTCCCGTGTTACCCACCACCGATGAATTCTCGTTGAGCGAAGCACAGGCGCAGGAAGCCGCAGGCTTGAGCTCGGCCATCCACGTGTTCACTGGTTACGGCACCATCCTGTTCGTGCCCCCCACCAACCCGCGCTACGACACCCGTATCGAAGGCAACGTCGTGCACAACCAGGGCAACGCGACCCTGGTGCTCGACAACCTGCGCTATTGCGAACAGGCCAGCCCCGACACCTGCACTCCCGGCGTGCTGGCACATGTACGGCCCGGCAACTCCTACGAACTGAACGCTGGACCCGCCCGATTTGCGCGCTTCGATCTGCTCGAAGGTGACGCCAAGCGCAGGGTGGATGCGCGCCGCTAG
- a CDS encoding TcfC E-set like domain-containing protein: MHAASRHIALRMGPLATAVAALVTAASTQAAGLALGELPSLLEQRDRMPAEFRSHLFGAPLTVRVDLDGRYLGDAEVVLHEDNRVQLLAFTEAYESPWPETERARWAQQLAEPMPLGVCADACRGLAALHYSLSNSLLTLLTPDAGGAEARHVALPEEGSHGLIVRNSLAVHSGQDQPTAARYSAELRGSVGRWSTVGSYQYYAQAASREHYLSALYAQRELGDHFVRAGYFLPTFEGIIRQPRAPGAQSDTAFGVMFGSSDVLLADSRSPSAYPVYVTASREGVVEIYRDGRLLSTQGVTPGIQEIDTRRLPGGIYDVELRVIADGQEASREVASIHKPTRWSDPTRRWRYSLFAGQQQGLLNSTSSQNKGGAAAGAVVNYLLHPRAVAGATVQKIGERESAGVSLDWQATTALSTYTNFYTSSDAGRGLDLQALYRYRAGSVVANHGRSWVEQRRHVFPGDGTPPRWQTSGGWQDSTAVSITHRFGARDHASIRIARTAGYTRGTGLDVSYGRRETLFGRHDVNWQVSAYDRPGSVATQYRRQRGVDLTVSLSLGSDRRSYAGSLGSRTGDAGRRDGYVTASATQQIDSRYVRSANGMVTVDSQGLGAGAGLLLQSPLLEGDVYLNRSSSEGRLSGSANLESTVVFGGGHAAMIGQGRSGNLETGMIVDVRSDFPDVQLRADDSQGGGVMLRPGRNFVPVNAYRAGHVQFDFHGRHAPAATLQPATVRYHLNKGGVMHTTLDVLRTYTVMGQVVDGHGKGVRGVHVINHAGRTVSQDDGFFTLELSARAPVVQMQYPDKIACTLTLEEGQHPHEGDLLMVGGIGCPPQVAARPTTDVLHPSRSEP, translated from the coding sequence ATGCACGCCGCGTCCCGTCACATTGCTCTGCGAATGGGCCCACTGGCCACGGCCGTGGCTGCACTGGTGACGGCCGCCTCCACGCAGGCGGCCGGCCTGGCCCTGGGGGAACTGCCCAGTCTGCTGGAGCAGCGCGATCGCATGCCTGCAGAATTCCGCAGCCATCTGTTCGGCGCGCCGCTGACGGTCCGCGTGGATCTGGATGGCCGCTACCTGGGTGATGCCGAGGTCGTGCTGCACGAGGACAACCGCGTGCAGCTGCTGGCCTTCACCGAAGCCTATGAGAGCCCGTGGCCGGAAACCGAACGCGCGCGCTGGGCCCAGCAGCTGGCCGAGCCCATGCCGTTGGGCGTCTGTGCGGATGCCTGCCGTGGCCTTGCGGCCCTGCATTACAGCCTTTCCAATTCCCTGCTGACCCTGCTCACGCCCGATGCCGGCGGCGCCGAGGCGCGCCATGTCGCTTTGCCCGAAGAGGGCAGCCATGGCTTGATCGTCCGCAACAGCCTGGCCGTGCACAGTGGCCAGGACCAACCCACCGCAGCGCGCTACAGTGCCGAACTGCGAGGCAGCGTGGGCCGCTGGAGCACGGTCGGCAGCTACCAGTACTACGCGCAGGCCGCCAGCCGCGAACACTACCTCAGTGCGCTGTACGCACAGCGCGAGCTGGGCGACCACTTCGTGCGTGCCGGCTACTTCCTGCCCACCTTCGAAGGCATCATCCGCCAGCCCCGAGCCCCCGGTGCGCAGAGTGACACCGCGTTCGGCGTCATGTTCGGGTCGTCCGATGTGCTGTTGGCCGATTCGCGCAGCCCCAGTGCGTATCCCGTGTATGTCACCGCCAGCCGCGAAGGCGTGGTGGAGATCTATCGCGATGGCCGCCTGCTGTCCACGCAGGGCGTCACGCCGGGCATCCAGGAAATCGATACCCGGCGCCTGCCGGGTGGCATCTACGATGTCGAGCTGCGGGTGATCGCTGATGGCCAGGAGGCCTCGCGCGAAGTCGCCTCCATCCACAAGCCGACGCGCTGGTCGGATCCCACCCGGCGCTGGCGTTACAGCCTGTTCGCGGGCCAGCAGCAGGGCTTGTTGAACAGCACGTCCTCGCAGAACAAGGGCGGCGCAGCCGCCGGTGCAGTGGTCAACTATCTGCTGCATCCGCGCGCGGTGGCCGGTGCCACCGTGCAGAAGATCGGCGAGCGCGAGTCGGCGGGTGTGTCGCTGGACTGGCAGGCCACGACGGCATTGAGTACCTACACGAATTTCTACACCTCCAGCGACGCTGGCCGTGGCCTGGATCTGCAGGCGCTGTACCGCTACCGTGCCGGCAGTGTAGTGGCCAACCATGGCCGCAGCTGGGTGGAACAGCGCCGGCACGTGTTTCCTGGCGATGGTACGCCGCCACGCTGGCAGACCAGCGGTGGCTGGCAGGACAGTACGGCGGTGTCGATCACCCACCGCTTCGGCGCACGCGACCACGCCAGCATCCGCATTGCACGTACCGCCGGCTACACCCGCGGCACCGGCCTGGATGTGTCCTATGGCCGCCGCGAGACGCTGTTCGGCCGGCACGATGTTAACTGGCAGGTATCCGCCTATGACCGGCCCGGCAGTGTGGCCACGCAGTACCGCCGTCAGCGCGGTGTCGACCTCACTGTCAGCCTGTCGCTGGGCAGCGACCGCCGCAGCTATGCCGGCAGCCTGGGCAGCCGCACCGGTGATGCGGGCCGCCGCGACGGCTACGTGACGGCCTCGGCTACCCAGCAGATCGACAGCCGCTATGTGCGCAGCGCCAATGGCATGGTCACTGTCGACAGCCAGGGTCTCGGCGCCGGCGCCGGCCTGCTCCTGCAGAGCCCGCTGCTGGAAGGCGATGTGTACCTCAATCGCAGCTCCAGCGAAGGCCGCCTCAGTGGCAGCGCCAACCTGGAAAGCACGGTGGTGTTTGGTGGCGGCCATGCCGCCATGATCGGGCAGGGCCGCAGCGGCAACCTGGAAACCGGCATGATCGTGGATGTCCGCAGCGATTTCCCGGACGTGCAGCTGCGTGCCGACGACAGCCAGGGCGGTGGCGTGATGCTGCGGCCGGGCCGCAATTTCGTACCAGTCAACGCATACCGCGCCGGCCACGTGCAGTTCGATTTCCACGGCCGCCACGCGCCGGCCGCCACCCTGCAGCCGGCCACGGTGCGCTACCACCTCAACAAGGGTGGGGTGATGCACACCACGCTGGATGTGCTGCGCACCTACACGGTGATGGGCCAGGTGGTCGATGGCCACGGCAAGGGCGTGCGAGGCGTGCATGTCATCAACCATGCCGGCCGCACGGTCAGCCAGGACGACGGCTTCTTCACCTTGGAACTGAGTGCGCGCGCGCCGGTGGTGCAGATGCAGTACCCCGACAAGATCGCCTGCACGCTGACCCTGGAAGAGGGTCAGCACCCCCACGAGGGCGACCTGTTGATGGTGGGCGGTATTGGCTGCCCGCCCCAGGTGGCCGCGCGGCCAACAACCGATGTCCTGCATCCTTCAAGGAGTGAGCCATGA
- the thiL gene encoding thiamine-phosphate kinase produces MAEFALIDRIRSRTSERDDILLGIGDDAALLQPRANEQLVVTADTLNSGVHFPAETPAYDIGWKTLAVNLSDLAAMGARPAWCTLALSLPDTSEDWIDAFAEGFFALADQHDIALIGGDTTRGPLSLTVTAMGQVGRGQALRRDRAQVGDDVWVSGTIGDAAGALKLWQQGALDVATATLLGDYETLRLRLLRPTPRVTLGLRLRAFAHAAVDLSDGLVADLGHIAARSGVAAQIDADVLPISPELRGLLGRDGARECALRGGDDYELCFTAAADQRDALLYLSESLDVPLTRVGRITEGQGVQVDGEAASGGYQHFV; encoded by the coding sequence CTGGCCGAATTCGCCCTCATTGACCGCATCCGCTCCCGCACCAGCGAGCGTGACGACATCCTGCTCGGCATCGGCGACGACGCCGCGCTGCTGCAGCCGCGTGCGAATGAACAACTGGTGGTCACCGCCGATACGCTCAACAGTGGCGTGCATTTCCCGGCGGAAACCCCGGCCTATGACATCGGCTGGAAGACCCTGGCGGTCAACCTGTCCGACCTGGCCGCGATGGGCGCACGTCCGGCGTGGTGCACGCTGGCGCTGTCCCTGCCGGACACCAGCGAAGACTGGATCGACGCCTTTGCAGAAGGCTTCTTCGCCCTGGCCGACCAGCACGACATCGCGCTGATTGGTGGCGACACCACGCGGGGACCGCTGTCGTTGACCGTGACCGCGATGGGCCAGGTCGGCCGTGGCCAGGCCCTGCGCCGCGACCGTGCGCAGGTTGGCGACGATGTCTGGGTAAGTGGCACGATCGGTGATGCCGCCGGTGCCCTGAAGCTGTGGCAGCAGGGCGCGCTGGACGTGGCCACGGCCACCCTGCTGGGTGACTACGAAACCCTGCGCCTGCGCCTGCTGCGTCCCACCCCGCGCGTCACCCTCGGCCTGCGCCTGCGTGCCTTCGCGCATGCCGCCGTGGATCTGTCCGATGGCCTGGTGGCTGACCTGGGCCACATCGCGGCACGCAGTGGCGTGGCCGCGCAGATCGATGCCGACGTGCTGCCGATCTCGCCGGAGCTGCGTGGCCTGCTCGGCCGCGACGGTGCCCGTGAGTGCGCGCTGCGCGGTGGTGATGACTACGAACTGTGTTTCACCGCCGCCGCCGACCAGCGCGACGCGCTGCTGTACCTGTCTGAATCGCTGGATGTGCCGCTGACCCGCGTCGGCCGCATCACCGAAGGGCAGGGCGTGCAGGTGGATGGCGAAGCCGCCAGCGGCGGTTACCAGCACTTCGTTTGA
- the nusB gene encoding transcription antitermination factor NusB, with translation MNKNTQGKPSGKPVRRDGIDPVLRSRARRRAVQALYAWQISGGNAQSLIAQFAHEQAREIADLAYFEALVHGVLDNRRDIDEALGPHLDRGIEEVDAIERAVLRLAGYELRYRLDVPYRVVINEAIESAKRFGSEHGHTYVNGVLDRAAVEWRKVESGH, from the coding sequence ATGAACAAGAACACCCAGGGCAAGCCCTCCGGTAAACCCGTCCGCCGTGATGGCATCGACCCGGTGCTGCGCTCGCGCGCCCGCCGTCGTGCCGTGCAGGCCCTGTACGCCTGGCAGATCTCCGGCGGCAACGCACAGTCGCTGATCGCCCAGTTCGCCCACGAGCAGGCCCGCGAAATCGCCGATCTGGCGTATTTCGAAGCCCTGGTGCATGGCGTGCTGGACAACCGCCGCGACATCGACGAAGCCCTCGGCCCGCACCTGGACCGTGGCATCGAAGAAGTGGACGCCATCGAACGCGCCGTGCTGCGCTTGGCCGGCTACGAGCTGCGCTACCGCCTGGACGTGCCGTACCGCGTGGTCATCAACGAAGCCATCGAATCGGCCAAGCGTTTCGGGTCCGAGCATGGCCACACCTACGTCAACGGCGTGCTGGATCGTGCCGCCGTCGAATGGCGCAAGGTCGAATCGGGTCACTGA
- a CDS encoding Fic family protein — protein MSDQDTLLRVLDQAQRAGGAHWEGLSSRELSLQAGIPWTTTKRLLVLLQNAGTVMREGKARSTRYKRVATSPVNTGSGDTGGYPRFDDGRALLAELKRPLVQRTPVAYQRPFVDDYVPNQSQLLPDRLLNELHAAARMSGQQPAGTYARNVMEPLLLDLSWSSSRLEGNRYSLLETKELFESGTRSGDLDAVMLLNHKSAIEFLVNEVPMVGLTEPVVRNLHATLMRDLLADSSGLGNIRSRMIQIRDTSYIPEQAPGVLQEMFSRIIVKAKQINNPVEAAFFLWVNVAYLQPFEDGNKRTSRLAANIPLLMYNFAPLSFLDIDSHDYAYAMMGIYERCDVALAVDLFEIAYSRSIQKYQIQLAAAVAPDPTRIRLRGAMNDMIGLVVRDRQTIRQAINALQIEASDAAPLGALVEEELKHLGEHNCSRFYITMRQVNEWVAAGRPR, from the coding sequence GTGAGCGACCAAGACACGCTGTTGCGCGTCCTCGATCAAGCACAGCGAGCTGGGGGAGCCCATTGGGAAGGGCTGAGTTCAAGGGAGCTCTCCCTCCAGGCTGGCATTCCCTGGACAACCACCAAGCGACTGCTTGTGCTGCTGCAGAATGCAGGCACTGTCATGCGCGAGGGGAAGGCGCGCAGCACGCGCTATAAACGCGTGGCGACCTCGCCAGTCAATACCGGCTCAGGTGACACGGGTGGTTACCCTCGATTCGATGACGGAAGAGCGCTTCTGGCCGAACTGAAGCGTCCGCTCGTGCAGCGCACACCCGTGGCTTACCAGCGGCCGTTTGTCGATGACTACGTTCCCAACCAAAGCCAGCTTCTGCCGGACCGGCTGCTGAATGAACTGCACGCGGCCGCGCGCATGAGCGGACAGCAGCCTGCAGGTACCTATGCGCGCAACGTGATGGAGCCTTTGCTGCTGGACCTGTCCTGGTCATCCTCGCGATTGGAAGGCAATCGTTACTCGCTGTTGGAGACCAAAGAGCTTTTCGAGAGCGGTACCAGAAGCGGCGATCTGGATGCGGTCATGCTTCTGAATCACAAGTCAGCCATTGAGTTCCTCGTCAACGAGGTACCGATGGTTGGCCTGACCGAGCCCGTGGTCCGCAACCTGCATGCCACGCTGATGCGGGATCTATTGGCCGACAGCAGCGGGCTGGGCAACATCCGCTCGAGGATGATCCAGATCAGGGACACCAGCTACATCCCCGAACAGGCACCGGGGGTGCTGCAGGAGATGTTCAGCCGGATCATCGTCAAGGCAAAGCAGATCAACAATCCGGTCGAAGCAGCCTTCTTCCTGTGGGTCAATGTTGCTTACCTGCAGCCGTTTGAGGATGGCAACAAGCGCACCAGTCGACTCGCAGCGAACATTCCGCTGTTGATGTACAACTTTGCGCCGCTTTCATTCCTGGACATCGATTCCCATGACTATGCCTACGCCATGATGGGGATCTATGAGCGATGCGATGTGGCATTGGCGGTAGACCTCTTTGAAATCGCCTACTCGCGTTCCATCCAGAAGTACCAGATCCAACTCGCAGCCGCCGTGGCGCCGGATCCGACGCGAATTCGTCTGCGCGGCGCGATGAACGACATGATCGGGTTGGTAGTGCGCGATCGCCAGACGATCAGGCAGGCCATCAATGCACTGCAGATTGAGGCAAGCGATGCGGCACCGCTGGGAGCTTTGGTTGAGGAGGAGCTCAAGCATCTGGGTGAACATAATTGTTCACGCTTCTACATCACCATGCGGCAGGTCAACGAGTGGGTTGCTGCAGGTCGGCCACGCTAA
- a CDS encoding DUF805 domain-containing protein, protein MLKMMMPLKRYAQFSGRAIRSEFWLFQLFIVIVSIPLYVLGFVAGYTDSQTLALASTGLGLVVALILTLPSLAVTMRRLHDTDRSGWWLLLGVVPIVSLVLLVFLVLPSTPGGNRFGVSAPRD, encoded by the coding sequence GTGTTGAAGATGATGATGCCGCTCAAGCGCTATGCGCAGTTCAGCGGGCGCGCCATCCGCAGCGAATTCTGGCTGTTCCAGCTGTTCATCGTGATCGTGTCGATCCCGTTGTATGTGCTGGGCTTCGTTGCCGGCTACACCGACTCGCAGACGCTGGCGCTGGCATCGACCGGCCTGGGTCTGGTGGTCGCGCTGATCCTCACTCTGCCCTCGCTGGCAGTCACCATGCGCCGCCTGCACGACACGGACCGATCGGGCTGGTGGCTGCTGCTGGGCGTCGTCCCCATCGTGAGCCTGGTGCTGCTGGTGTTCCTGGTGCTGCCCAGCACCCCGGGCGGCAATCGTTTCGGCGTGTCCGCACCGCGCGATTGA